From Myxocyprinus asiaticus isolate MX2 ecotype Aquarium Trade chromosome 10, UBuf_Myxa_2, whole genome shotgun sequence, the proteins below share one genomic window:
- the LOC127447484 gene encoding calsequestrin-2-like yields the protein MQTTWLLLLGSLVLATLAFAKKGLEFPRYDGKDRVLDIDDKNYRKALKKYDMLCLFYHAPPPTKKELQKQFQMTELVLELAAQVLEEKDIGFGMVDSKKDSKVAKKLGLHEEGSVYVFKEDRVIEFDGLLSADTLVEFLLDLLDDPVEVIDNALELRAFDRMEEHIKLIGFFKSQDSEHFLAFHEAAEQFQPFIKFFATFEKSVAKELTLKMNEVDFYEPFMEEPVTIPDKPHSEEELVAFISEHRRPTLRKLRAEDMFETWEDDLNDIHIVAFAEEEDPDGFEFLEILKEVARDNTHNPDLSIVWIDPDDFPLLIPYWEKTFKIDLFRPQIGIVNVTDADSVWLEIPDDEDLPSPEELENWIEDVLSGTVNTEDDDDEEDNDDDDDDDEDEDDSDIDDDEDNDDNDNDEDDETDDDDDDDDD from the exons ATGCAAACCACCTGGCTCTTGCTACTGGGCTCTCTAGTACTGGCAACCCTTGCCTTTGCCAAGAAGGGTCTTGAGTTCCCACGTTACGATGGAAAAGATCGTGTCCTGGACATAGATGACAAGAACTACCGCAAAGCCCTGAAGAAATATGACATGTTGTGCCTGTTCTACCATGCTCCTCCACCAACCAAAAAAGAACTGCAGAAACAGTTCCAAATGACTGAACTAGTGCTAGAG TTAGCTGCTCAGGTCTTGGAGGAAAAGGACATTGGCTTTGGAATGGTTGACTCCAAAAAGGATTCAAAGGTTGCCAAGAAACTAG GTTTGCACGAGGAGGGCAGCGTCTATGTCTTTAAGGAGGATCGTGTGATTGAATTTGATGGACTGCTCTCTGCAGACACTCTTGTGGAGTTCCTTCTGGAT CTGTTGGATGATCCAGTTGAGGTCATTGATAATGCTCTGGAGTTGCGAGCCTTTGACCGTATGGAAGAACACATCAAACTTATTGGCTTCTTCAAGAGTCAGGACTCTGAAC ATTTTCTGGCTTtccatgaagcagctgaacagttTCAGCCTTTTATCAAATTTTTTGCAACCTTTGAGAaatca GTTGCAAAAGAGTTGACTCTGAAGATGAATGAGGTGGACTTTTATGAGCCCTTCATGGAGGAACCAGTCACCATTCCAGACAAGCCCCATTCAGAGGAAGAGCTGGTGGCCTTCATATCAGAGCACAGGAG ACCAACTCTTAGGAAACTCAGGGCAGAGGACATGTTTGAGACCTGG GAGGATGATTTGAATGACATTCACATTGTAGCCTTTGCAGAAGAGGAAGACCCTG ATGGTTTCGAGTTCCTAGAGATTTTAAAGGAGGTGGCCAGAGACAACACACACAATCCAGACCTGAGCATTGTGTGGATCGACCCAGACGACTTCCCATTG CTTATTCCCTACTGGGAGAAGACTTTCAAGATTGATCTCTTTAGACCACAGATTGGTATAGTAAATGTTACAGAT GCGGACAGTGTCTGGCTGGAGATACCTGATGATGAAGATCTGCCTTCACCAGAAGAGCTGGAAAACTGGATAGAAGATGTGCTCTCTGGAACAGTCAACactgaggatgatgatgatgaagaagacaatgatgacgatgatgatgatgacgaagatGAGGATGACAGTGACATTGATGATGATGaggacaatgatgacaatgataatgatgaagacgatgagactgatgatgatgatgacgatgatgatgattaa
- the LOC127447579 gene encoding ladderlectin-like, which translates to MDNGCGVMGPPLTIPNVALQNLVAILRTAFERNWTKNSQSLDANLASVHSKAENDFLLSLLNVSSHAYIGGHYGEQDGQWLRSDGTTFDYTNWYTTEPNNNGGPENCLEINWASNRCWNDLSCSFATGYICAKASHTLEILKAVL; encoded by the exons ATGGACAATGGTTGTGGGGTGATGGGACCACCTTTGACTATACCAAATGTTGCTCTGCAGAACCTAGTGGCAATACTAAGAACTGCTTTTGAGAGAAACTGGACCA AAAACAGCCAAAGCCTTGATGCAAATCTTGCATCTGTGCATAGTAAAGCTGAAAATGATTTTCTGCTGAGTCTGCTGAATGTTTCTAGTCATGCTTACATCGGTGGTCATTATGGTGAACAA GATGGCCAATGGTTGCGGAGTGATGGGACCACCTTTGACTACACCAACTGGTACACTACAGAACCTAACAACAATGGTGGTCCAGAGAACTGCTTGGAGATAAACTGGGCCA GTAACCGCTGCTGGAACGATCTAAGCTGTTCATTCGCAACAGGCTATATTTGTGCTAAAG CTTCACACACTCTTGAAATTCTGAAGGCTGtactctga
- the LOC127447493 gene encoding ladderlectin-like — translation MEVMRALLLLFCTLSLGTTEAGKCPFGWTPFGEKCYKFFSSQVDWITAEKNCQRLNSNLASVRSQVENELLLSLVPVSARCWVGGHDWVEDGQWLWSDGTTFDYTNWCAAEPSGNTENCLEINWTSKRCWNDENFSTSMGYICAKGM, via the exons ATGGAGGTGATGAGAGCTCTTCTGCTTCTCTTCTGTACACTTTCTCTGGGGACTACAGAAG CTGGAAAGTGCCCCTTTGGATGGACCCCTTTTGGCGAAAAATGCTACAAATTCTTCTCTTCGCAAGTTGACTGGATCACCGCAGAG AAAAACTGTCAGAGACTTAATTCGAATCTCGCATCTGTGCGAAGTCAAGTGGAAAATGAACTTCTGCTCAGTCTGGTGCCTGTTTCTGCACGTTGTTGGGTTGGCGGTCATGATTGGGTAGAA GATGGACAATGGTTGTGGAGTGATGGGACCACCTTTGACTACACCAACTGGTGCGCCGCAGAACCTAGTGGCAATACTGAGAACTGCTTGGAGATAAACTGGACCA GTAAACGTTGCTGGAATGATGAGAATTTTTCGACTTCAATGGGCTATATTTGTGCTAAAGGCATGTGA